In the Bordetella genomosp. 10 genome, one interval contains:
- a CDS encoding asparaginase, which translates to MSTESPGTKQPLPHVCVFAVGGTIAGSADSRTNTTDYKIGSIGVRDLIAAVPEIARIAEVTGEQIANVPSSDVGGEVLLRLAKAIAARLEDPEVHGVVVTHGTDTLAESAFFVDITVKSPKPVVFVGAMRPASAISADGPGNLLKAVSLAASGDAVGRGTLLALNDRIASAFYANKTHSTAVDTFRAEEQGYLGGFVNARPRFWYTPATPVGKPCFDVRAIESLPKVAILYAHQDQDDALIDAAIANGARGIVINASGHGSVGTATKKRIRELDARGFPVVRATRTNNGIVAEKPEGIGAGVHTAAKARWLLCLALARGASNEEIRAYFRA; encoded by the coding sequence ATGAGCACCGAATCCCCCGGGACGAAGCAGCCGCTTCCCCATGTCTGCGTGTTCGCGGTAGGCGGCACCATCGCCGGAAGCGCGGACAGCCGCACGAACACCACCGATTACAAGATCGGTTCGATCGGCGTCCGGGACCTGATTGCCGCCGTGCCGGAAATCGCGCGGATAGCGGAGGTGACCGGCGAGCAGATCGCCAACGTTCCCAGTTCGGACGTGGGCGGCGAGGTGCTCCTGCGGCTGGCCAAGGCCATCGCCGCCAGGCTCGAGGATCCCGAGGTCCACGGCGTCGTGGTGACCCATGGGACGGACACGCTCGCCGAGTCGGCCTTTTTTGTCGACATCACGGTGAAGAGTCCCAAGCCCGTGGTGTTCGTCGGGGCGATGCGCCCCGCATCGGCCATCAGCGCCGACGGACCGGGGAATCTGCTCAAGGCGGTGTCCCTGGCGGCTTCCGGGGATGCCGTGGGCCGGGGGACGCTGCTCGCGCTCAACGACCGGATCGCCTCGGCCTTCTATGCCAACAAGACCCACAGCACGGCCGTGGATACCTTTCGCGCCGAGGAACAAGGCTACCTGGGCGGCTTCGTCAACGCCCGCCCGCGGTTCTGGTACACCCCCGCCACGCCGGTCGGGAAACCCTGCTTCGATGTCCGCGCCATCGAGTCCCTGCCCAAGGTCGCCATCCTCTATGCCCACCAGGACCAGGACGACGCGCTTATCGACGCGGCCATCGCGAATGGCGCGCGGGGCATCGTCATCAACGCCTCGGGACATGGTTCGGTCGGCACCGCCACGAAGAAGCGCATCCGGGAACTGGACGCGCGGGGTTTTCCTGTCGTCAGGGCGACGCGCACGAACAACGGCATCGTGGCCGAAAAACCCGAGGGAATCGGCGCCGGCGTCCATACCGCGGCCAAGGCGCGATGGCTGCTGTGCCTGGCGCTGGCGCGAGGCGCCTCGAACGAGGAGATCCGCGCCTATTTCCGCGCCTGA
- the pgsA gene encoding CDP-diacylglycerol--glycerol-3-phosphate 3-phosphatidyltransferase: MPLNVPIILTWLRIAMIPLVVGLFYLPGSWLDEGSRDLLAAAAFIVAALTDWFDGWLARRWNQTSAFGAFLDPVADKLMVCAALIVLLDLSRVDAFISLIIIGREITISALREWMAKIGASASVAVHRLGKFKTAAQMIAIPCLLYNQPIHGISLRVLGDILILIAAILTVWSMLYYLQRAWPAIREKSK, encoded by the coding sequence ATGCCCCTAAACGTACCGATCATTCTGACCTGGCTGCGCATCGCCATGATTCCCCTGGTGGTGGGCCTGTTCTATCTTCCCGGCAGTTGGCTTGACGAAGGCAGCCGCGACTTGCTTGCGGCGGCGGCCTTCATCGTGGCCGCGCTTACCGACTGGTTCGACGGATGGCTGGCGCGCCGCTGGAACCAGACTTCCGCCTTCGGCGCCTTCCTCGACCCCGTCGCGGACAAGTTGATGGTATGCGCCGCGCTCATCGTCCTGCTGGACCTGAGCCGCGTCGACGCCTTCATCTCGCTGATCATCATCGGGCGGGAGATCACCATCTCGGCGCTGCGCGAATGGATGGCCAAGATCGGCGCCAGCGCCAGCGTGGCGGTGCACCGGCTGGGCAAGTTCAAGACGGCGGCCCAGATGATCGCCATTCCCTGCCTGCTCTACAACCAGCCCATCCACGGCATCAGCCTGCGCGTGCTGGGCGACATCCTGATCCTCATCGCCGCCATCCTGACGGTGTGGTCCATGCTGTACTACCTGCAGCGCGCGTGGCCCGCCATCCGGGAAAAGAGCAAGTAG
- a CDS encoding class II aldolase/adducin family protein has translation MAKSSRASGNEAEWQVRQDLAAAYRLVALYGMDDSIYTHISARVPGTNDQFLINPFGMLFRDITASSLVKIDLEGRIVEDSEYDVNPAGFTIHSAVHMARHDAACVLHTHTVAGVAVASLAGGLQPCNQWALQFHNRVVYHDYEGIALNHEERDRLVRDLGPTARAMILRNHGLLTVGRTVAEAFILHLNLERACRVQMAIQASGQPIHPVPEEICELTARQYASGDSNRLAGSADPNAREWRALLQRLEPPSSASYRD, from the coding sequence ATGGCCAAGTCCTCCCGGGCAAGCGGCAACGAGGCCGAATGGCAAGTGCGGCAGGATCTGGCGGCGGCCTACCGCCTGGTGGCGCTGTATGGCATGGATGACAGCATCTATACCCATATCTCGGCCCGCGTCCCCGGCACGAACGATCAGTTCCTGATCAATCCCTTCGGCATGCTGTTCCGCGACATCACCGCGTCCTCGCTGGTGAAGATCGACCTGGAAGGCCGCATCGTCGAGGACAGCGAATACGACGTGAACCCGGCCGGCTTCACCATCCACAGCGCCGTGCACATGGCGCGCCACGACGCGGCCTGTGTCCTGCACACGCATACCGTGGCCGGCGTCGCCGTGGCCTCCCTGGCGGGCGGCCTGCAGCCGTGCAACCAGTGGGCGCTGCAATTCCACAATCGCGTCGTCTACCACGACTACGAAGGCATCGCGCTGAACCACGAGGAGCGCGACCGCCTGGTCCGCGACCTGGGCCCCACCGCGCGCGCCATGATCCTGCGCAACCACGGCCTGCTTACCGTCGGACGCACCGTCGCCGAGGCGTTCATCCTGCACCTGAACCTGGAGCGCGCCTGCCGCGTGCAGATGGCGATCCAGGCCAGCGGCCAGCCCATCCATCCCGTGCCCGAAGAGATCTGCGAACTCACGGCCCGCCAGTACGCGAGCGGCGACTCCAACCGCCTGGCCGGCAGCGCCGACCCCAACGCGCGCGAGTGGCGCGCGCTGCTGCAACGGCTGGAACCCCCGTCCAGCGCTTCCTACCGGGACTGA
- a CDS encoding ABC transporter substrate-binding protein → MNRRELMKLGAAGLGLSIAGVPLSVLAQGKKGGAINVIVQPEPPGLMIGITQNGPTQLVAGNIYEGLLRYDEKLTPQPQLAESWTRSDDGLTYTFKLRSSVTWHDGKPFTADDVVFSADVFLRKTSARLRADLESVQSIAALDPLTVQFKLKQPFGPFLGLFETGTMPMVPKHLYEGTNFLSNPANNTPVGTGPFKFKEWAKGSYIHLVRNEAYYLKDVPVVDELYFHVIPDAASRAAAFESGKVDVVPGGAVEFFDVTRLSKLPGAAVTTKGWEFFAPHSWLWLNNRTAPMNDVKFRQAVMYALNRELMAKIAWQGYAKVATGPFNSHIKDYSDNVRKYPCDPAKAKQLLAQTAYKGETLRLLPLPYGETWQRLAEITRQNLAAIGVKVEMTSTDVAGWNQRMNEWDYDLAFTYVYQYGDPALGVSRNYTTANIAKGSPFNNVAGYSNPKVDQLFEAAAHEVDPQKRAALDLQVQQLLLEEVPVAWLHEINFPTLYRTKVNNLISSAIGLNDSLGRASLG, encoded by the coding sequence ATGAACCGTCGTGAACTAATGAAGCTGGGCGCCGCAGGCCTGGGCCTTTCCATCGCGGGCGTCCCGCTGTCCGTGCTGGCGCAGGGCAAGAAAGGCGGCGCCATCAACGTCATCGTGCAGCCGGAGCCGCCCGGGCTGATGATAGGGATCACCCAGAACGGCCCCACCCAACTGGTCGCCGGCAATATCTACGAAGGCCTGCTGCGCTACGACGAGAAGCTGACGCCCCAGCCGCAACTGGCCGAGTCCTGGACCCGCAGCGACGACGGCCTGACCTACACCTTCAAGCTCCGCTCCAGCGTGACGTGGCACGACGGCAAGCCGTTCACCGCCGACGACGTGGTGTTCTCCGCCGACGTCTTCCTGCGCAAGACCAGCGCCCGCCTGCGCGCCGACCTGGAATCGGTCCAGTCCATCGCGGCGCTGGACCCGCTGACCGTGCAGTTCAAGCTCAAGCAACCGTTCGGCCCGTTCCTGGGCCTCTTCGAGACGGGCACCATGCCCATGGTGCCCAAGCATCTCTACGAGGGAACGAACTTCCTGAGCAATCCGGCCAACAACACGCCGGTCGGCACGGGCCCCTTCAAGTTCAAGGAATGGGCCAAGGGTTCCTACATCCACCTGGTGCGCAACGAGGCCTACTACCTCAAGGACGTGCCCGTCGTCGACGAGCTCTATTTCCACGTCATCCCGGACGCCGCCTCGCGCGCCGCGGCCTTCGAGTCGGGAAAGGTCGACGTGGTGCCCGGCGGCGCGGTGGAATTCTTCGACGTGACGCGGCTGTCCAAGCTGCCCGGCGCGGCCGTCACCACCAAGGGCTGGGAATTCTTCGCCCCGCACTCGTGGCTGTGGCTGAACAACCGCACGGCGCCCATGAACGACGTCAAGTTCCGCCAGGCGGTGATGTACGCGCTGAATCGCGAGCTGATGGCCAAGATCGCCTGGCAGGGCTACGCCAAGGTGGCCACCGGTCCCTTCAACAGCCACATCAAGGACTACAGCGACAACGTGCGCAAGTATCCCTGCGATCCGGCCAAGGCCAAGCAGTTGCTGGCCCAGACCGCCTACAAGGGCGAAACCCTGCGCCTGCTGCCCCTGCCCTACGGCGAGACCTGGCAGCGCCTGGCGGAGATCACGCGCCAGAACCTGGCGGCCATCGGCGTCAAGGTCGAGATGACGTCCACCGACGTCGCGGGCTGGAACCAGCGCATGAACGAATGGGACTACGACCTCGCGTTCACCTACGTCTACCAGTACGGCGATCCCGCCCTCGGCGTCTCGCGCAACTACACCACCGCCAATATCGCCAAGGGTTCGCCCTTCAACAACGTGGCGGGCTACAGCAATCCCAAGGTCGACCAGTTGTTCGAGGCCGCCGCCCACGAGGTCGATCCCCAGAAGCGCGCCGCCCTCGACCTCCAGGTGCAGCAACTGCTGCTGGAGGAAGTCCCCGTGGCGTGGCTGCACGAGATCAATTTCCCGACGCTGTACCGCACCAAGGTCAACAACCTGATCAGTTCCGCCATCGGCCTGAACGACAGCCTGGGCCGCGCCAGCCTCGGCTGA